The Sulfurospirillum deleyianum DSM 6946 nucleotide sequence ACACCTGAAAATCGTGTTCCAACACCTGAAGAAGTGGCATGTTGTAAGCCTTATATGATGCAGCAAATTCAACTGATTCAACCGAAAATTATCGTAACGCTTGGCTCAACAAGTTTTCACCATCTTACAGGCGAATACGAAACACCTATGGATACGATACGTGGAAGCGTGCTTCATTTTGGCGAAGCAAAATTGATTCCGACGTTTCATCCCAATTTTTTACTGCGAAACCCTAGTGCTAAAAAAGAGGTTTATGCAGATTTGTTAAAAGTAAGGAGTATGTTATGAAAATCTGGCTAAGCCTTGCCATTGGGCTTTTGTTACTGACGGGATGTGGTACCACCAATACCGCTCAACCTTATAAACCAAGTACATTCAATGTTTCCAGTGCGAAACGCTCTACCCCAACAAAAAGTACAACACGCTATCCTGGTTCACAACCCTCTACCCAAACGGTTAAACCAAGCCAAAGCATACCTGATGAAGCCGTCACGATTGACACTACGATCACCTCTTCAACCCTTGCCATGGCAACGCCAACACCCAAAAGTACTTTAGAAACACCTTCAAGCATCGAAGCAGAAAGTGTTGCATCAACACCAAGCAGTGCGCTAACCCCTCCTCCACTGAACGATGATAACAGTATGATTAAAATCGCAGTTTTAGTGCCACAAAGAACCATTAAAAAGTATGCTATTACCTCTGTCAATTCCGTTATTTCTTATTTACTCTATAAAAATTACTATTTTGACCTTAATGTTTTTAACTCAGGCGATGAAAGAGCTGATTCGATTATTAAAGAACTCGATGCGATTAAAGCGGGTGGATATCATTACATTATTGCACCCGTCACACAAGAAGGTGCAGCAGTCATTGCTTCTCATGAACAGCATATTCCTGTATTTATTCCGACACTTCACCATACAAGCTTTCCAACAACCAATACCAACATCATCTTTGGTGGCATTGACTATGACCAACAGATTGCTCTTTTAAGTGAAAAAGCCAATACCCGTGTAGGAACCTTTGAAGATGGCAGTAGCCTCAGTTATCAGCTCAATGCATCGGTTAAAAAACACACTGCAAATGTTTTTTATGAAAAACGTGTTGAAAATGCCAAAGCGAACTTTAAACAAATGTTCAAAGGCAACGGCTCTTTAAATAAAGCCTCTTTATTTCTGAACACCCCGATTGTAACGTCAAGTTTAATAGCTTCTCAACTTCGAGCCAACAGCCTCAACCCTTACGCTCTGCTCTCAACCCAAATTAACTACAATCCACTGCTTCTTACCCTCACACAGTATGAGGATAGAGACCATATGTACATTGCCAACTCGATTCAAAAAGCACCCGCAGGGCTAGAAGAGATCAATGCCATGTTTGGGCATGACATTGTCTATGACTGGGTCAATTACTCAACCTCAATAGGGATTGATTATTTGTGTTATGACTTCTTTGAAGGTCAAGCAAAACGTCTCTTTGATGAGCCTATACTTCAAAATCAAGTTGTCTATAACACTTCACTTTACCAACCAGAACGTAACCAATTTATACGTGTTCCTTAAACACCAAGATAAAAAAAGCTTTTGTCTCCTCGTCGATTTTGCATGGCTTCCCCTCTTTAACATAGGCTAAAGTGGAGGTCATGCTAAAGAGTTTTTCTGTGCCTCGAAAGACCTCTTGCTGTAAAATCAAAGAAGCATTTTTTAATTCTATAAGCTTATTTTTCACTTCGAGAAGATCACCCAAAAGAGCTGGTTTAAAAAAATCAGCCTCTAAATGGCGCACCACAAAATGCCCACCATTTACTGCGGGACTTTTCCCCTGCTCATAAAACAAATCACTGCGCGCTCGTTCACAAAATTTCAAATAATTGGCATGGTAAACCACACCACCTGCGTCAGTATCATCATAATAAACACGTGTTTTCATCTCAAAAGCCCTTATCTTCGGTATTTAATCAATCATCATTTTCAAACTTGACCATAAACTTGTCTATTTTTTTCATTTTCTCTAATCTTACAGCATCTTCTTCTTTGATAAATTTAGTGTAAATTTTAAGAGTAATGGACACATCTTTATGACCTAAAGTTTTACTTACATACACAATATCTGCTCCATTTGAAATCAATTGTGATGCAAAAGTATGCCTTAAATTATATAAGACTCTCTCTTTTATACTGCTTCTTTTGAGTATATTTCTAAAGTTGACTCCAATAACATCATGGTTATAAAAAGGTCTATTAGAGGGATTAAGAAAAATATATTTTTGCCATCCTGTAAGCTCTTGTTGTTCTAAAAAAGCTTTTTCAGTAGCAGGGAAAAGATCTATACTACGTTTTCCTGCATTGGTTTTTACAGGCCCATCAACTACTGCTTTCGACCTAGGCGAACGAAGTCTTGTTTTGTTTACACTGATAATTTTGCGACTAAAATCTATATCTGTCCATGTTAAGGCAACAAGTTCACCTGGCCGCATACCTGTTGAAAGCATGATTTTTATAAAATTTGCCATATATCCTGTAGCGTGACTCATGATAGTATTGATTTCATCTTGTGTGAAAGGATCTTGAGACTCTTCTTCCTCCATAGCATTTGGAAGCATTTTGGGAGCGGTTACTTTTTCAAGCGGATTTCTAGGAATAATATCATTAATAAAGGCTTTTTTAAACATGGAATACAATATCGAACGATAACGCTGTACTGTTGAATGTTTATATTTTGACAGCAATTGATTTTGCCATTTCTCTAAGTCAAGTGGTGTCAATGTAGTCAATAATCTATGTCCAAAATATGGTAGTATTTGCTTCCTATAGTGACAAATATTACGATAGAGAGTATGTTCTCTCAATTGCGTTTTTTGTAACTCAAAATACTCTTGAGCAAATTCATTAAGCGTCCATTCTTTATATTCATCTTTACACTTTTCTGGTTCTTTCCCTAGTCCAACAACTATATCTGGGATTATTTGCTTTTTAACAATTCTGAGCCCACTTTGGCTTGCTTTTTCTTTTGTTGTCCCTCTTTTACGTTGACCACTGGGCAAATAAAAGTCTAGATACCAATATCCAAATAACTCTTTTATAGTAAATTTTATGTCTGCATAAACATATTTGACAATTTGCTTAGCCAACTTTCATACCTTTATTTTGTAAAAACTTATTTGAAATTGGATGTATTTGTTGTGGTGACTTCTCAATTTTATTATTTTTTCGTTCTTTTTTATACATGAGAATTGACTCTGGTATAAATACAATAACATCGTTATGATCAAGAAAATAATGCACATTCTTTTGAAATCTTCCATCCGTTATATAGTTGTCGATAGTCTTGGTACTTACACATAAAAACTTCGCAACTTGCTTTTTAGTAGTTATACTATCCATCGTTAAGACGAACAGTTGCCTCATTAAACTCAGCTCATTTTTGATATCAATTAATACATTTTCTAATTCTTCAAACATGGCAAGTCAATTCTTAGAATTCGACATAAACCCATGGTCAAGCCAATATGTTCGAGCTATACTTGAGAGGATTGCTGCAATTAGATTGTAATCGCCTATTTTGGAGGCATAAAGTAATTTTAAATCACGCCCATTTTTACGATCATTAAGACCCTTTATAGCTTTATAGATAAGTTTGTGAATTGCTGCTAAACAAACTTCACGATCTATATTATTCGCAGAAGAGGGGTTAGCAATAAATTTTTTTGATTTTGAAAATTTTTCAACCCATTGTGATATTTCAGCAAAAGTACTCATGAAAAAAAGCTTTTTTAGTATATTTTCATTAACATCTTTAGATGCACATACACCAAATTCTTTAATTATAAAAATGTTATAATCATCCTTAACCGTAAGGTCAAGGAGATCAACAGGGGCGGTCGAACTCATATTTTCTCCTTTATCATTATAATGTATTAAATAACATAATATTTCGTATATTATCATTATTATGATTACAATGTCAAGATTATGGGGAAAATATTGTTTGATTTTAAAAATATTTCTATAATAGAACGGATTATTTACGTTCGTAATCACATGAAATTAACGCAAAAAGAATTTGCAGATAAAATCAATGTAAGTTTACGAAATATTCAAAATTATGAATCTGGTGGAGTGGCGGCACTACCGCACACTTTTTTTCTTCAATTATTTACTCAGTTAGATATCAATCCATCATTTATTTTCTTAGGCTCTCTTCCTATATTTCTTAACCCTAATAGTGCAAGTGGGGAAGATAATGATGAGCTTCAAAATCTCGTTGATGATGTTATCTTATATAGTGGATCTCGGAACAATGCTGCAAAACTTGTCAAAAGCACATTGATAGATGCAATATTGATTAAATTATTTGATCATAACAATGCAGCAAACTTTTTTAAAAAAATTGGTGAAAAACTGTTGAAATTTTTTGACCTAGAAGATTCTATTAGAGCAAGACCATATTTATTTTTATATTACTTTTTTAAAATCACACTTTTATCAACGCAGCAAAAAAGTATTCAATCTAAACAAGACCTCGTGAATGCAATTAATGATTTTCAGCTGGGATCATTAAATACAAGACCATTATTTTTACGTTCTTTTTCAAAATATATGGCTAGTTTAATAAATACAAAGCTAGATGATGATGAATGTCACATTCTATTAGATAATGTATCTATCACTCTTAATGTAATTGAACAAAACATGCCACCGTTTTTGTTAGAGTATCACGCTAAGCAATTTTCATAAAGAATATGTTTATAAGAGAAAAGGCTAGAAGCCTTTTCTCTTAACCCATCTGTAAAATCCATCATATGTGGGTTTCTGAAGAATATCCATTTCCGAAATGATCAATTTATGAACAGATGCTAGAGATATACCTTTTGCAATAAAAAATTGAATTTTATCTTCATATAAATCCCATAGACTGGTACGCTTTTTTTTCAATTGTATTTCCATGATTTTTTCCTATTCATTGAATATATTTACCTATTTGTTTTATTTCTTATAATTTAAAAGTACTTTATCATATCGCTCAATTCTTATCTCAGGTAATGCTCCGTAATACTTGCCCTCTCATGTTTCATTTCCCAGCTTACTTGCTGTAGTGCTTGATCGTAAGTCAACCCGCCAATTACTTGAATCTTTGAAAAACGCTCCCGTGCAAAATTCCATCTCAATCCATGACTACCTTGGTAGTCTTGGTTAGTGATTTGAGCAGCTTTTTTAAGAGCGATTCTGTATTTATTCGCATCTATGCAAAAAACATCATGTTTCAATAAATGAGCTTTTAGCTGTTTATAGGTGTTAACACTGACAAGTAAGATACCAGGCTTGCCACCTTTTTCGATGTCAAATATTCGACCTTTTTGCATAGCTTCTAAGCTATCATATTCAATCCCTTGGAGTTGTTCTACTTTGCTATTGGTATCATCTATTCTTATATAGTCAATACTGTCACTTAATCGATTATCGTGTAGCTTCTGTGTTTTGATAGAGAGCAAAGGGTCAATGCGCTTGTCAAGGGCGGAGTTAAATTCAGCAGTTTTTTCGTAAAAAAATTACGAAACGTAACCTTAAGCACCTTGCGTTATTTCTTCTCCTTTCACCGAATTTTTAGCTTTAAACTTATACAAATCTGAATCTACGATTCCCTCATCTTTTTTCTCTTTTAAACGAAATGAATCTCCTAGAATATTGATAATATGGGAGTGATGTAATAATCTATCTAAAATGGCAGTCGTTACCACTTTATCATTGGCAAAGATGCCACTCCACTGACTAAAGACGAGATTGGATGTAACGATAGTTGCACCACGTTCATAGCGTTTAGAGATCACTTGAAAGAAATGATGAGCATCTTCTTTGCTCATTGGGAAATAGCCAATCTCATCAATGACTAATAACGCTGGTGCCATAATGGCTTGACGTATAAATGAATCATAGCGTTTCTCTTTTTTTGCGTTACTCATCTGCAAAATAAGATCAGCTACTGTGATAAATCTTGCTTTAATACGTTTTTGAACAGCTTGATACGCCAGTGCAATAGCCAGATGGGTTTTCCCAACACCAGAGTGTCCAAGAAGGATGATATTTTCATTTCGCTTGATAAACTCTAATGTTGAGAGCTCCTCAATTTGTCTTCTATTTACACCAACTGTGAAATTAAAATCAAACTGTTCAAGTGTTTTAATGGTTGGAAATCCTGCCATTTTTGTCAAAGTAGCACGAGAGCGTACAGCTCTATTGTTTGCTTCGAGTTTGAGTATCTCATAAAGATATTCACCATATTTCCAACCCTCTTTTGCGGCACGATTAGCCATTTCATGATGAACGTCATTAACGGTTGAGAGTTGAAGCTCTTTGCATAACGTTTCGATATGTGTATTTAATGCCATAATATACCTCCTAGCGTATAGGCAGGTAAAACTATATACGCTAACATAGGTATAAATTGATCGTAACTTTGAAGATCACGAGTGGGAATGTGAATAGTTATTCTATTGGATGTTTGGCTATCTTGTGTTACACTTTTAGTGGTGGCTTTGAGCGGGTGTATCCCATGATAAGTCTTAGGCAGAGGAAGCAACTGCAATTGCTCTTCTGCTAACAGATCAAACGGTCTGTGGAGTGTTGTTTGATGTATTCTCGCATTTGCTGTAAAATCTAACCAATCTATGACTGCCGCATTGGCATTTTCTAATGTCATCTTATAGCCCATCAGGGAAAGTCTCACTTTAAACATATTGTGAAAACTGTATCGGAAATAGTGATTAAATCTCTCTACTTTTCCCTTGGTTTGTGCACGATAAGGTTTACAAACTTTTAAAGCCATACCACAATGTTTTTGGGCAAAGTCGCGGAATTGTTCATTGAATTTATGCTTACCATATCCATAAGCATTGCGTTTGGAAATAACCGTCTTCATATTATCATAGAGTGCCTCATGTGGCACACCACCAAAATAACTAAAGGCGTTCATGTGGCATTTTATGAGAGTGTCTACTTTCTCATCCATCACATATTCCACATAAGATGCTCTAGAGTATCCCATAGTTGCAACAAATGCAGATAAATTATCTTTGGGAAATTCAACCCAATCCACTTGCATCTGTTGAGCCTTGTTTGTCTCAAATCTGACAAGTGGTTCTTCGTTTTTTACTTTCTGACGAAGCTCATAACGAAGCATAATATCTTTCATCCACCGAAGACTTCCTCGATAACCAAGTTTCTGAATCTCATCATATATGGATGTATTGGGGATAGAAATACCTAATGCGTGTGCCTCTTCTAGCATTCTTGCTATATTGGGCAGATACGGATCAACCGTTGTCTCTACAGGTTCTCTTTTTATAACAGGAATATAACCCTCTGGCAGCTTCGCATACTTCGCAACGGTATCTCTGTTAATGTCAAGTTTACGTGCAATAGCACTCTTACTCAGACCATCTTTGAGCATCTTATGAATCATTTTTACATCACCTTTTTTAAGCATCTGTCTCCTTTCAATATATTTGAAAAAAGACTTTAGCAGAACTAATCTGCTCATTTAAGCTTTTGGTTGTAAAAACTACTTTTTAGCAGCTTTTTATACTGCCCATTTTAACTCCGCCCTTGACATTAAAGAGTTGTGAGGCTCATCAGGATTGGTGTAAGCCGTTCCACTCGCTGCTATTTTTATGGTTATAGTGTACATTGTTTTTTTCCTTTATGTTATTTATCTCTTTTATTGATATAGATAGTAAAATCAACTTTTCGACCGATCATCTCAGAAAAGGCTTCAATATTTTCGATGCGAAAAATATATTTGCCTTTATCTAAAGAAATAGTCGTAATATCTCTTGTGTATGCTCCACTGCCATTACCTTTTGTCATGTAGAGATTATCTGCAATTAACTTCTTCGTATTGTCTTGATTGATTTGATGTATCGTTATTTTGATAGGAACAACGGTTCCATCACAATCATACGTTTCATCGATCAAATCACCCAATTCACTCTTTGCTAGTCTATAATCTACATATCCTACTTGCTTCCCATCACGTGGGTCATAGCTATTAAATCCTAGAAATTTCCATACTCTTTTACCATCCAGACCGCCATCTTCCTTGCGATCATGAACGGCAAACTGTAAAATCAAATGATAACTCCACGATTCCTCTATCTTTACTTCCTTTTCCACCACACTTCCCGCTTGGCTTAAGTCGATAGGAATACTAATGGGGTTTGGATTGCTACCAAAGAGCAAGCTAAACCAACCTGCATTTAAAAAACTAAGTAGTACCATGGTGATTACTCCTATTTTTAGCATTTTGTTTCCTTTGCAAGAGGTTGAATATCTACTACTTTTCCTTGTTGAAAGGTAACTTGAAAAGCTTGTAGTCCCTCAGTTGGGTATTGTGTTTCATTTTGGAATGTCATCCATATTTGACTATCATCAGGATGAAGTGTTTGTGCTTGTATGACACGGTAAGGGTCTGCATCATCCTTCCAATGTTTTGGGTCTGCAATGACTCTAAAAGCATAAGCTCCTCCACTAAGATGTGCTTGATAAGGATTCATCCCAAGTGTTATCTCTCCTTTTATAACAGCATCTTGAATGGTTTGAGGAAACAACTCAGGATAGGACACTATGGCATGTGCCACTTTTGTTTCTCGTGTAGTTTGCTGTTCTGTTTGGTTCATTCTACTTTCCTTGCTTTTTGTATAGTTTTTCTAGCTCACGCCACCCTGTTTTCTTCACCACGTTGTGCCCCTTTGTGTTGAATTTCATTTCTTACATGTAAAGATTTTAGTGTTGTAAAATGTTTACATGTAAAAAGGTAAAAGTTCCCACTACTCCCCTCCCCAACATCGCCATACGTCCCAACCACTTCACCTAAAGCATTGATGCTATAATTAATGCCATTGGTACTCAATGCTGTTTTAAAGGTTGTATTTGAAAGTAGTGTGTCATCGAAACTCTCTAAAGTATCTAACCCATAACGATAGACCATGGTGGAAAGGAGTAAGGTAGAAAGTGTGTCACTCGGTGTAGTGGTAAGTGTGGTTTGAAGATTGGTGATGAGTTCATCTTTACTTAAAGATTCACCGTACAGGGCATCACTGAGGAAGGCTATCATTTGGGAATATTGAAGCTCTTTATAGGCTTCATTCATCGCCACACTGGCTTCAGTTCCTATAACATCAGATGTCGTTACTCCATCGGCAACCATACTAAAGCTTTTTCCTGCAAAGGCTTCTAAGATGGCAACATCTCTGGCATAGGCATAGACTTCTTTGACTTTAATGGGTGTTGCATTGATATATCCGTAAGGATGGTTAAGGATGTATTGTTCTCCTCTGGTTGCCGTGGCACTGATGGTATCGGTACCACTCCAACGTGCGACCATATCTTTAAAGGTGGTACTAAAGTTAGCAAAGCTCATAGAAGAAGCATTGTTAAGAAGGTTAGTAACTTTAGCTTCTAAGACACTATCATCATTCATCGCATCTCTTAGGTCTTTGACTCTGCCACTGCCTTCAATGGTTGGAAGTGCCGCAACGCTTTCTTTGATGGGTGTGGTGTAGTCATAGGTGGTATCGGATTTGTTTTGGTAAAACCAGACGTCATTGATGGTTTTTGTTTGTCCATCTTGGGTAAAAGAAGAACTATCTGAGATTTGGTTATAAGCTTCTGAGGTTGAAGTCTCTGTGGCGTTTAGGTTAATGGAGGTGATGTTTAACTCTTCGAGTGTTTTAAGTTCATCTGAGGTACTGATACCATCGCTGTTGGTGTCCATCCAGACTTTAAGATGCGCGTAAATGCTATCTTTGGTATCTATGATATTATCATGATTTAGATCGTATTGGCTTAGGGCTGCAAAGCCATCTTTAGCTAAGGTACCATTTGCTAGTTTCGTGTTATTTCCAAAAAGTTCAGCTCCGTTAGTAACAACACCATCATTGTTTAAATCTAGGGTTAAGAGGCCATCACTACTTTCAGCCCATGATGTTCGTTCTTTAAAGCCATCTCCGTCCATATCGAAGTAAGTATTGGTTTGGGCAATGAAGGTTGATGTGGTTCCGTTTCCGTTTAGGTCTAGGACGAGTGGTGAGGAGAAGTTTTCGTTATGGCCTTCATTGTTGGAAACATCTGGGAGAATATCCTCAGCCAAATCAAACTCTTTTAGCCAATTTAAAATTCCGTCTTTAATCAGGTTAATATCATTCATTATTTCATCGGGATCGTAATTGTTAGAATCAAGGTAATCCAAAACAGCAAAACCTATACCAATGCCTATTAAAACAAAAAAAGGGGACAGGCTACTTTTTATCCTACTTTTTTCTTTTTTTTCTCTCAACATACCGTCTCTTTGTGTTTACTAGTGATTGGTTTTAGCTCACGCCACTTCACTCTTTTCCCCATCATTTGCTTCCCTTGGTTTTTGTTTTTGTCTTTACATGTAAAAAGATTTATTTCTATTTGAGTGAACACTATGCTAGTTCCTTACTAGAAATATGTGTTTTTAACATATTTCTCGCTTTGGCACCATAACGGAAATTGAGCATGGCAAGTTTGAGGAAGTATTCGCTTTGTTCATGCGATACAGCCTCTAACTGACAAAAGCGTGCCACCGTTTGAATATGACGCAAGCGGTGGTAATGTCTTGGTTTACTGGTTTGAATAGAATTAGGAATATCATTGTAAATATAATTCATTGTGGGATGTACACTAAAGCGCTCTTTACGGTATAAAAGACGAAGAAGTGTTAGGACATCATTAAAAATAGCATGATCGTTTGAAAATGTTACATCTCTTGCTATATCCGTGGTAATAATAGCACCGTTATGAATCGACCTTGGAGCTAAGATAAGTTCTTCAAGCGTTAGATTGGTTGGATCTACACTACGATTGATTCTTGCAAGATGGATGTTATAGGGCATAGTAGCAGGTAGTTCTAAGAGAAGATCATCAGCATCAACTTTACAAACATAGGTACCTTTAACATGCTGCAAGCCTATGTTAAAAGGTAAACCATCATGCCCTGATTGATAAGGTGTTTTGAGATAGGTAAATCCACTTTGTTTTGCAAGAGCAATAATGGCTGTATCTGTTGAGCAATCATCAACTAAGATAACTTCTAAAGGATCAAGAACACGAATATTTTCCAGACATGTTTTAAAAGCTTCATACGGTGGATTATAAAAGGGTACTACAATACTTAAATGCTGATGGATCATTTTATTTTCTTTCATGTAACCTTATTTTTTTAAAGGCGGTTATTGTCTATGTCCTACGGACACATTTTACATGTAAAGGCAATACGTGACTAAAGTAATGTATAAAGAGCGATTATCACACGTTGAGGAAATGTTAGAGAGAAACTATAGTAGGAAGGAAAGAGATTGAAGTCCATTAACGTTTGATCAATACTTTTTACCATCCAGATAATTCTACAGCTCAATACGCCCCCGTTTTGAGTTACGCAAATATATCTGATTGTCTAATGGGATATTATTTTATTCCCTTTAACCTTAAAATAGTAATAAATAGTATTATTGTTTAAATAATGCTACGAAAACATGTAAATAATGCATATTTACTAAATTGCTATATATTCGCATTTTGATTATTTTATAGTTTTGCAAGAAGTAATACTAAAATCTCATTCTAATAGAAAAAGACTTAAATAGCACTTCGTCCGATACTAATTACAAAAAATTCTATTTTCCCCTTTCATAATTACTTTCATATAAGCTAAAATTTCTTTTATACA carries:
- a CDS encoding YbgC/FadM family acyl-CoA thioesterase produces the protein MKTRVYYDDTDAGGVVYHANYLKFCERARSDLFYEQGKSPAVNGGHFVVRHLEADFFKPALLGDLLEVKNKLIELKNASLILQQEVFRGTEKLFSMTSTLAYVKEGKPCKIDEETKAFFILVFKEHV
- a CDS encoding tyrosine-type recombinase/integrase, giving the protein MAKQIVKYVYADIKFTIKELFGYWYLDFYLPSGQRKRGTTKEKASQSGLRIVKKQIIPDIVVGLGKEPEKCKDEYKEWTLNEFAQEYFELQKTQLREHTLYRNICHYRKQILPYFGHRLLTTLTPLDLEKWQNQLLSKYKHSTVQRYRSILYSMFKKAFINDIIPRNPLEKVTAPKMLPNAMEEEESQDPFTQDEINTIMSHATGYMANFIKIMLSTGMRPGELVALTWTDIDFSRKIISVNKTRLRSPRSKAVVDGPVKTNAGKRSIDLFPATEKAFLEQQELTGWQKYIFLNPSNRPFYNHDVIGVNFRNILKRSSIKERVLYNLRHTFASQLISNGADIVYVSKTLGHKDVSITLKIYTKFIKEEDAVRLEKMKKIDKFMVKFENDD
- a CDS encoding helix-turn-helix domain-containing protein, with amino-acid sequence MFDFKNISIIERIIYVRNHMKLTQKEFADKINVSLRNIQNYESGGVAALPHTFFLQLFTQLDINPSFIFLGSLPIFLNPNSASGEDNDELQNLVDDVILYSGSRNNAAKLVKSTLIDAILIKLFDHNNAANFFKKIGEKLLKFFDLEDSIRARPYLFLYYFFKITLLSTQQKSIQSKQDLVNAINDFQLGSLNTRPLFLRSFSKYMASLINTKLDDDECHILLDNVSITLNVIEQNMPPFLLEYHAKQFS
- the istB gene encoding IS21-like element helper ATPase IstB, which codes for MALNTHIETLCKELQLSTVNDVHHEMANRAAKEGWKYGEYLYEILKLEANNRAVRSRATLTKMAGFPTIKTLEQFDFNFTVGVNRRQIEELSTLEFIKRNENIILLGHSGVGKTHLAIALAYQAVQKRIKARFITVADLILQMSNAKKEKRYDSFIRQAIMAPALLVIDEIGYFPMSKEDAHHFFQVISKRYERGATIVTSNLVFSQWSGIFANDKVVTTAILDRLLHHSHIINILGDSFRLKEKKDEGIVDSDLYKFKAKNSVKGEEITQGA
- the istA gene encoding IS21 family transposase, whose protein sequence is MLKKGDVKMIHKMLKDGLSKSAIARKLDINRDTVAKYAKLPEGYIPVIKREPVETTVDPYLPNIARMLEEAHALGISIPNTSIYDEIQKLGYRGSLRWMKDIMLRYELRQKVKNEEPLVRFETNKAQQMQVDWVEFPKDNLSAFVATMGYSRASYVEYVMDEKVDTLIKCHMNAFSYFGGVPHEALYDNMKTVISKRNAYGYGKHKFNEQFRDFAQKHCGMALKVCKPYRAQTKGKVERFNHYFRYSFHNMFKVRLSLMGYKMTLENANAAVIDWLDFTANARIHQTTLHRPFDLLAEEQLQLLPLPKTYHGIHPLKATTKSVTQDSQTSNRITIHIPTRDLQSYDQFIPMLAYIVLPAYTLGGILWH
- a CDS encoding DUF5625 family protein is translated as MVLLSFLNAGWFSLLFGSNPNPISIPIDLSQAGSVVEKEVKIEESWSYHLILQFAVHDRKEDGGLDGKRVWKFLGFNSYDPRDGKQVGYVDYRLAKSELGDLIDETYDCDGTVVPIKITIHQINQDNTKKLIADNLYMTKGNGSGAYTRDITTISLDKGKYIFRIENIEAFSEMIGRKVDFTIYINKRDK
- a CDS encoding glycosyltransferase family 2 protein; the encoded protein is MKENKMIHQHLSIVVPFYNPPYEAFKTCLENIRVLDPLEVILVDDCSTDTAIIALAKQSGFTYLKTPYQSGHDGLPFNIGLQHVKGTYVCKVDADDLLLELPATMPYNIHLARINRSVDPTNLTLEELILAPRSIHNGAIITTDIARDVTFSNDHAIFNDVLTLLRLLYRKERFSVHPTMNYIYNDIPNSIQTSKPRHYHRLRHIQTVARFCQLEAVSHEQSEYFLKLAMLNFRYGAKARNMLKTHISSKELA